In a single window of the Nicotiana tomentosiformis chromosome 10, ASM39032v3, whole genome shotgun sequence genome:
- the LOC104104352 gene encoding uncharacterized protein isoform X1 codes for MKYLEYTPLDRINDFLSHVNLGERTIKGCLEAYSCKHTGTDKKLSLSLENEIFDYLGRSSDTDSSSPVEYLSCRSSRKTLIYLLLTLYHMYPDYDFSAVKAHQFFTEESWDSFKQIFDIYMFEASKEWLDANEGSPLLETLYKALDEVVKVAECEIYTYNPEADADPFLERGAIWSYHFFFYNRKLKRVVSFRFSCVSNLVGEGFLLDSSSFEDDGEIFDGMDM; via the exons ATGAAGTATCTGGAATACACCCCTCTTGATCG GATAAATGATTTTCTGAGTCATGTGAATCTTGGAGAGCGAACAATTAAAGGATGTCTCGAAGCGTACTCTT GTAAACATACTGGAACAGACAAGAAACTTTCGCTTAGCTTGGAGAATGAG atttttgaTTATCTTGGAAGATCTTCGGACACCGATTCTTCTTCACCTGTTGAATATCTAAGCTGCAGATCGAG TCGGAAAACGTTGATATATCTACTCCTTACTCTCTATCACATGTATCCAGATTATGACTTCAG TGCAGTGAAAGCTCACCAGTTTTTCACTGAAGAGAGCTGGGACAGTTTTAAGCAGATATTTGACATCTACATGTTTGAGGCTTCAAAG GAGTGGCTTGATGCGAATGAAGGCAGTCCTCTGCTTGAAACTCTGTACAAGGCTTTAGACGAG GTTGTGAAAGTTGCTGAATGTGAGATCTACACTTACAATCCAGAGGCAGACGCAGATCCATTTCTTGAGAGAGGAGCCAT ATGGTCCTACCACTTCTTCTTCTACAATAGAAAGTTGAAACGTGTTGTGAGTTTCCGCTTCAGCTGTGTGAG TAACTTGGTTGGTGAAGGATTTTTGTTAGACAGCTCAAGTTTTGAAGATGACGGAGAGATATTCGATGGCATGGACATGTGA
- the LOC104104352 gene encoding uncharacterized protein isoform X2, with product MKYLEYTPLDRINDFLSHVNLGERTIKGCLEAYSCKHTGTDKKLSLSLENEIFDYLGRSSDTDSSSPVEYLSCRSSRKTLIYLLLTLYHMYPDYDFSAVKAHQFFTEESWDSFKQIFDIYMFEASKEWLDANEGSPLLETLYKALDEVVKVAECEIYTYNPEADADPFLERGAMMRYSTFR from the exons ATGAAGTATCTGGAATACACCCCTCTTGATCG GATAAATGATTTTCTGAGTCATGTGAATCTTGGAGAGCGAACAATTAAAGGATGTCTCGAAGCGTACTCTT GTAAACATACTGGAACAGACAAGAAACTTTCGCTTAGCTTGGAGAATGAG atttttgaTTATCTTGGAAGATCTTCGGACACCGATTCTTCTTCACCTGTTGAATATCTAAGCTGCAGATCGAG TCGGAAAACGTTGATATATCTACTCCTTACTCTCTATCACATGTATCCAGATTATGACTTCAG TGCAGTGAAAGCTCACCAGTTTTTCACTGAAGAGAGCTGGGACAGTTTTAAGCAGATATTTGACATCTACATGTTTGAGGCTTCAAAG GAGTGGCTTGATGCGAATGAAGGCAGTCCTCTGCTTGAAACTCTGTACAAGGCTTTAGACGAG GTTGTGAAAGTTGCTGAATGTGAGATCTACACTTACAATCCAGAGGCAGACGCAGATCCATTTCTTGAGAGAGGAGCCAT GATGCGATATTCTACTTTTCGCTGA